From Thermogladius calderae 1633, a single genomic window includes:
- a CDS encoding MoaD/ThiS family protein, with protein MKVKVVFTGRASEMSGVFAMEVELPEGATLDELVKTVSSKLNPRIYKRYSQGHFVFVTFVNDRPVLSPDYRLRDGDRVTFMTPEMGG; from the coding sequence GTGAAGGTGAAGGTCGTCTTCACCGGGAGAGCGAGCGAGATGTCCGGCGTCTTCGCGATGGAAGTCGAGCTACCGGAGGGTGCTACCCTAGACGAGCTGGTGAAAACAGTGTCCAGTAAGCTCAACCCGAGGATATACAAGAGGTACTCTCAAGGACACTTCGTCTTCGTGACCTTCGTAAACGACAGGCCTGTTCTCAGCCCCGACTACAGGCTCCGGGACGGCGACAGGGTCACGTTCATGACGCCCGAGATGGGTGGTTGA
- a CDS encoding HesA/MoeB/ThiF family protein, giving the protein MAERVELSEFERELYSRQLELIGEEGQLKLKKARVLVAGLGGLGSAVSIYLAAMGVGNLYVLDREVVEVSNLQRQVLYSIDDLGKPKPLAAAEKLKKLNPNTNVQPIYAEVSESLLSSIDVDVYVDAFDNWPARFVLDKVAWSKRKPLVHGGVRGFYGQVTVVLPGVTPCLRALFPISDETREESTLQVFPTTPGIIGLIEALETAKIILGMGNLLVNKLLVYNGLQPSFEVIEFKPDPRMFERCQ; this is encoded by the coding sequence GTGGCTGAGAGAGTGGAATTGAGCGAGTTCGAGAGAGAGCTCTACAGCAGGCAACTCGAGCTGATAGGAGAAGAGGGGCAGCTGAAGCTGAAGAAGGCCAGGGTCCTCGTCGCCGGTCTAGGCGGCCTAGGCTCAGCCGTATCGATCTACCTGGCAGCCATGGGTGTGGGGAACCTCTACGTACTGGACAGAGAGGTGGTCGAGGTCAGCAACCTCCAGAGGCAGGTGCTGTACTCAATAGACGACCTGGGCAAGCCCAAGCCGCTCGCCGCCGCAGAGAAACTTAAGAAGCTGAACCCGAACACGAACGTCCAGCCCATATACGCCGAGGTCTCCGAGAGCCTCTTGTCGAGCATAGACGTGGACGTCTACGTCGACGCGTTCGACAACTGGCCTGCTAGGTTCGTCCTTGACAAGGTCGCCTGGTCTAAGAGAAAGCCCCTCGTCCACGGGGGCGTTAGGGGCTTCTACGGACAGGTGACAGTCGTCCTCCCCGGGGTGACACCCTGTCTTAGGGCCCTGTTCCCGATTAGCGACGAAACCAGGGAAGAGTCCACTCTCCAGGTATTCCCCACAACGCCGGGGATCATAGGTCTAATAGAGGCCCTGGAGACCGCCAAGATAATCCTAGGTATGGGTAACCTTCTGGTCAACAAGCTGCTCGTCTACAACGGTCTCCAGCCGTCTTTCGAGGTTATCGAGTTCAAGCCAGACCCAAGAATGTTCGAGAGGTGCCAGTGA
- a CDS encoding MoaD/ThiS family protein: MSTAMGIRVRITGEGERVVENVSSVRELLAKVGLVGEEVVVLRNGVILTEDDELSDGDEVIVYVVKSGG, encoded by the coding sequence GTGAGCACAGCGATGGGAATACGTGTGAGGATAACAGGGGAGGGAGAGCGTGTTGTCGAGAACGTCTCCAGCGTGAGGGAGCTACTGGCCAAAGTAGGCCTAGTGGGAGAGGAGGTGGTCGTGCTCCGGAATGGCGTCATACTGACAGAAGACGACGAGCTGAGCGACGGGGACGAGGTAATCGTCTACGTGGTGAAGTCCGGTGGCTGA
- a CDS encoding GTPase — protein sequence MSWSEVRRVIDSADVVLHVLDARDPLSTLSARVESIVRRQGKELVLVLNKADLVPRDVAEAWKRYFAGRGYNAVYVSTTRHQGTLILRRTIKRVAPRLPTVVAVVGFPKTGKSSIINALKGRRSAPTSPYPGSPGYTKGVQFVRVDKDILMVDTPGVIPIEGDPLERVIRGTPVEHIEDPVGVAHMLIKRVIDKRPDAFKKAYGLDSVDPDEILRAIATKHGWFYKKSGDPLVEEAARKVIRDFHDGLIPYYVEPVEAE from the coding sequence ATGTCCTGGAGCGAGGTCAGGCGGGTGATCGACTCGGCGGACGTAGTCCTGCACGTGCTCGACGCCAGAGACCCGCTCTCCACGCTGAGCGCGCGGGTCGAGAGCATAGTACGCCGCCAGGGGAAGGAACTGGTCCTCGTCTTGAACAAGGCCGACCTAGTACCAAGGGATGTAGCCGAGGCGTGGAAGAGGTACTTCGCTGGCAGGGGCTACAACGCGGTCTACGTGTCGACCACTAGACACCAGGGCACGCTCATACTTAGAAGGACTATAAAGCGCGTAGCCCCGAGACTCCCGACGGTCGTGGCCGTAGTCGGGTTCCCGAAGACCGGGAAGTCGTCTATAATCAACGCCTTGAAGGGGAGGCGCTCTGCCCCCACAAGCCCCTACCCTGGTTCCCCAGGCTACACCAAGGGCGTCCAGTTCGTTAGGGTAGACAAGGACATCCTTATGGTCGACACCCCTGGCGTGATCCCCATAGAAGGAGACCCGCTGGAGAGGGTTATCAGGGGGACGCCAGTGGAGCACATCGAGGACCCGGTGGGGGTCGCCCACATGCTGATCAAGAGGGTTATCGATAAAAGGCCCGACGCTTTCAAGAAGGCCTATGGCCTCGACTCCGTGGACCCCGACGAGATCCTAAGGGCTATAGCGACCAAGCACGGCTGGTTCTACAAGAAGAGTGGGGACCCCCTCGTCGAGGAGGCTGCTCGCAAGGTTATTAGGGATTTCCACGATGGTCTAATACCATACTACGTCGAACCCGTGGAGGCGGAGTGA
- a CDS encoding adenylate kinase family protein — protein MPGFKCLVVAGTPGVGKSTVSRLLAERIGGTHVDLSELVVREGLYDYYDPETNSYVISEERVSARVRELCESSSGTVISTHYPEVLDSKVVDLVVVLRLDPRVLITRLRKRGWNDKKVAENVMAEVLSVVLTNVVARFGTGKVVEVDVTGKTPEEVVDELLRKVREGAAPAGYVDWLSVVDPSFIEELERVLEREPEA, from the coding sequence ATGCCGGGTTTCAAGTGCCTGGTCGTAGCCGGTACACCTGGAGTAGGCAAGTCGACAGTCTCGAGACTACTGGCAGAGCGGATCGGAGGCACCCACGTCGACTTGAGCGAGCTAGTAGTGAGAGAGGGGCTCTACGACTACTACGACCCCGAGACTAACAGCTACGTTATCAGCGAGGAAAGGGTCTCGGCTAGAGTGAGAGAGCTGTGTGAGAGCAGTAGTGGGACTGTGATCTCGACGCACTACCCCGAGGTCTTGGACAGCAAGGTAGTGGACTTGGTGGTAGTCCTCAGGCTGGATCCCAGGGTACTGATCACCAGGTTGAGGAAACGGGGGTGGAACGATAAGAAGGTAGCCGAGAACGTGATGGCAGAGGTCTTATCCGTAGTTTTGACAAACGTCGTGGCCAGGTTCGGTACCGGGAAGGTTGTCGAGGTAGACGTCACTGGCAAGACCCCAGAAGAGGTCGTCGACGAGCTCCTACGCAAGGTCAGAGAAGGGGCTGCCCCAGCCGGGTACGTCGACTGGCTCAGTGTTGTAGACCCCAGCTTCATAGAGGAGCTCGAAAGGGTGCTGGAGCGTGAGCCGGAGGCCTAG
- the tes gene encoding tetraether lipid synthase Tes: MTITVGKRVGEISYVIPRLRQGEELVSTTMSVCPYCYRVLPAVLVERNGKIYIRRVCPEHGEIEEIYYGDATTYKRIAKWEEDGRGTRHVYTQLRGPCPFNCGLCPMHKQHSALVNIVLTNRCNLSCWYCFFFAEASGFVYEPSIDQIREMVRAIKKQGVTVAVQLTGGEPTLREDLVEIVRMLRSEGVRHIQLNTNGIKFAELYWEEPAKAVEYARELRAAGVNTVYLSFDGVSPVTNWKNHWEIPYIFEVFRKAGMTSVVLVPTVINNVNTHELGAMVRFAAKHIDIVRSVNFQPVSITGLMKRHEREKYRVTIGDIVKLIEEQTEGEVPREAWFPINVSAVFSRFVEGFSGEFKFEMSNHPACGVGTYVYVERRGDATRLVPITEFVDVEGLVEYLEEKWRDLVEGSSRILTGMRLLYTIRKFIHQEKAPEGFDLYKLLFNIIVKRSYEALGELHYKLLFLGQMHFMDLYNYDIQRVQRCNIHYAVPDGRLIPFCAFNIFEDIYREKIHKENSISLVEYSKKYGLPEGIVTRKYIRDRRKLESTEIYKKTYEGILELVKR, translated from the coding sequence GTGACCATAACAGTCGGCAAAAGGGTCGGGGAGATCTCCTACGTTATCCCCCGGTTGAGGCAGGGCGAGGAGCTCGTATCCACGACCATGAGTGTTTGCCCCTACTGCTACAGAGTTTTACCAGCCGTACTAGTCGAGAGAAATGGAAAGATCTACATACGGAGAGTGTGCCCTGAACACGGGGAGATCGAGGAGATATACTACGGTGACGCTACTACGTACAAGAGGATCGCTAAGTGGGAGGAAGACGGGAGAGGGACGAGACACGTCTACACCCAGTTGAGGGGGCCCTGCCCGTTCAACTGTGGTCTCTGCCCGATGCACAAGCAGCACTCAGCCCTAGTGAACATCGTTTTGACTAACAGGTGTAACCTGAGTTGCTGGTACTGCTTCTTCTTTGCGGAGGCCTCGGGCTTCGTGTACGAGCCGTCTATAGACCAGATAAGGGAGATGGTGAGAGCGATCAAGAAGCAGGGCGTGACGGTCGCCGTCCAGCTGACAGGCGGTGAGCCGACCCTTAGGGAGGACCTCGTCGAGATAGTCAGGATGTTGAGGAGCGAGGGCGTAAGGCATATACAGCTCAACACAAACGGGATCAAGTTCGCTGAGCTGTACTGGGAGGAGCCCGCTAAAGCTGTCGAGTACGCCCGAGAGCTGAGGGCTGCGGGCGTGAACACGGTCTACCTGAGCTTCGACGGCGTATCGCCCGTCACGAACTGGAAGAACCACTGGGAGATCCCGTACATCTTCGAGGTCTTCAGGAAAGCGGGTATGACGAGCGTCGTACTGGTGCCCACGGTGATCAACAACGTGAACACCCACGAGCTCGGGGCGATGGTAAGGTTCGCCGCCAAGCACATAGACATCGTGAGGTCCGTGAACTTCCAACCGGTGAGCATAACAGGGCTTATGAAGAGGCACGAGAGGGAGAAGTACAGGGTCACCATAGGCGACATAGTCAAGCTGATAGAGGAGCAGACCGAGGGGGAGGTCCCGAGAGAGGCGTGGTTCCCGATCAACGTCAGCGCCGTGTTCTCCAGGTTTGTAGAGGGCTTCAGCGGGGAGTTCAAGTTCGAGATGAGCAATCACCCAGCCTGCGGGGTGGGGACCTACGTCTACGTCGAGAGGAGGGGTGACGCCACCAGACTCGTGCCCATAACCGAGTTCGTGGACGTGGAAGGGCTCGTCGAGTACCTCGAGGAGAAGTGGAGGGACTTAGTGGAGGGCTCGAGCAGGATCTTGACCGGGATGAGGCTGCTCTACACTATCCGGAAGTTCATACACCAGGAGAAGGCCCCCGAGGGCTTCGACCTCTACAAGTTGCTGTTCAACATCATCGTGAAGAGGAGCTACGAGGCCCTGGGTGAACTCCACTACAAGCTCTTGTTCCTGGGGCAGATGCACTTCATGGACCTATACAACTACGACATTCAGAGGGTCCAGAGGTGTAACATCCACTACGCTGTGCCAGACGGTAGACTGATACCGTTCTGCGCGTTCAACATCTTCGAGGACATCTACAGGGAGAAGATACACAAGGAGAACAGTATTAGCCTGGTCGAGTACAGCAAGAAGTACGGTTTGCCCGAGGGCATCGTCACTAGGAAGTACATCAGGGACAGGCGCAAGCTGGAGTCGACGGAGATCTACAAGAAGACCTACGAGGGTATCCTCGAGCTGGTGAAGAGGTAG
- a CDS encoding DUF99 family protein, whose amino-acid sequence MNYVAFDDGYFPVGFKSRRGYTIVLGVKTDENLKPTAAGFKPVLVDAGRSEDAVIELGKRLGGGLLLLDGVTYSGFDIVDPWRVYESTGQPVVVVQYGDVDLQGVVEALTRHFPDGHERLKTFLRAYESMKPLETPWRTIRILPVGVDFYEAAVLVRAAMVYSPIPEPLRIAHNLASALTRLLYHRLSVGAE is encoded by the coding sequence ATGAACTACGTTGCCTTCGACGACGGGTACTTCCCCGTCGGGTTCAAGTCGAGGAGGGGCTACACGATCGTACTCGGGGTTAAGACAGACGAGAACTTGAAGCCTACTGCTGCGGGGTTCAAGCCCGTCCTGGTAGACGCGGGACGTAGCGAAGACGCGGTGATAGAGCTAGGAAAGAGACTAGGGGGCGGGCTACTACTACTGGACGGGGTGACGTACAGCGGCTTCGACATCGTAGACCCGTGGAGAGTGTACGAGTCCACGGGGCAACCCGTCGTAGTGGTGCAGTACGGCGACGTTGACCTACAAGGCGTCGTCGAGGCCTTGACCAGGCACTTCCCCGACGGGCACGAGAGGCTCAAGACTTTCCTAAGAGCGTACGAGTCCATGAAACCCCTGGAGACGCCCTGGAGAACCATAAGGATACTCCCGGTAGGGGTGGACTTCTACGAGGCCGCCGTGTTGGTCAGAGCCGCTATGGTCTACAGCCCTATCCCCGAGCCCCTTAGGATAGCGCACAACTTAGCGTCCGCGTTAACAAGACTCCTATACCACAGGTTGAGTGTAGGAGCAGAGTAG
- a CDS encoding Cdc6/Cdc18 family protein — MSLDIIDELVKNLKAPSTRIFKNREILHPEYVPEVLPHRENEIRRLAEILIVALRGERPSNALLYGLTGTGKTAVARYVVKRLVEKANSLNVKLEQAYVNTRKLDTTYRVVAQIASSIGLKIPPTGLAISEVYRRYINALENWGGVHIIVLDEVDYYVKREGDDLLYKLVRINEELKSSRVALVGITNDINFVESLDPRVRSSLGEVEIVFPPYNAEQLFDILKQRAEMAFYPGVVDDGVISFCAALAAREHGDARRALDLLRVAGEIAEREGSPKVTVDHVKRANVEIEEGRVQQSVMSLPLHQKIVLKAIIEVAKLKGSATTGEVYLKYAEIAKELGLEPLTQRRVSEIISQLDMLGLVNATVASRGRHGVTKVIRVRSDLVKTVDDLLKDVK; from the coding sequence ATGTCCTTGGACATCATCGACGAGCTAGTCAAGAACCTGAAAGCACCCTCTACGAGGATCTTCAAGAACAGGGAGATACTCCACCCCGAGTACGTGCCGGAAGTCCTGCCTCACAGAGAGAACGAGATCCGGCGCCTAGCGGAGATACTGATCGTCGCCTTAAGAGGCGAAAGACCTAGCAACGCACTTCTCTACGGTCTCACGGGCACCGGCAAGACTGCTGTGGCCAGGTACGTCGTCAAGAGGCTTGTCGAGAAGGCCAACTCGCTCAACGTGAAGCTGGAGCAGGCCTACGTCAACACCAGGAAACTCGACACGACGTACAGGGTTGTGGCCCAGATAGCCTCTAGTATAGGGCTGAAGATCCCCCCGACAGGCCTAGCGATCAGCGAGGTCTACAGGAGGTACATCAACGCACTCGAGAACTGGGGCGGTGTTCACATCATAGTCCTCGACGAGGTAGACTACTACGTGAAGAGAGAGGGAGACGACCTGCTCTACAAGCTCGTGAGGATCAACGAGGAGCTAAAGAGCTCCCGTGTAGCCCTCGTGGGTATTACCAACGACATAAACTTCGTCGAGAGCCTAGACCCCCGGGTGAGGTCTAGCCTAGGAGAGGTCGAGATCGTCTTCCCGCCCTACAACGCAGAGCAGCTTTTCGACATCCTGAAGCAGAGAGCGGAGATGGCCTTCTACCCGGGTGTCGTGGACGACGGCGTGATATCCTTCTGCGCCGCACTAGCCGCCCGAGAGCACGGAGACGCGAGGAGAGCGCTCGACCTGCTCAGAGTAGCGGGCGAGATCGCGGAGAGGGAGGGCTCGCCGAAGGTCACGGTTGACCACGTGAAGAGGGCCAATGTCGAGATAGAGGAGGGGAGAGTCCAGCAGAGTGTGATGTCCCTCCCCCTCCACCAGAAGATAGTGCTGAAGGCAATAATCGAGGTCGCCAAGCTGAAAGGGAGCGCAACCACGGGCGAGGTCTACTTGAAGTACGCCGAAATCGCCAAGGAGCTGGGCCTAGAACCGCTGACTCAGAGGAGGGTTAGCGAGATAATAAGCCAGCTGGACATGCTCGGGCTCGTGAACGCGACTGTTGCGAGTAGAGGGAGGCACGGGGTCACCAAGGTTATTAGAGTCAGGTCCGATCTAGTGAAGACCGTCGACGACCTGTTGAAGGATGTTAAATGA
- a CDS encoding DNA-directed RNA polymerase subunit H has protein sequence MGEEESINILEHVLVPKHEVLSPEEALEVLKKLGVSPKNLPWISVDDPAAKAVGARPGDIIRVVRKSPTAGVAIAYRYVVVDVSKKEASME, from the coding sequence ATGGGCGAGGAGGAGAGTATAAACATCTTAGAACACGTTCTAGTCCCTAAGCACGAGGTTCTGTCTCCCGAGGAGGCGCTCGAGGTCCTAAAGAAACTGGGTGTAAGCCCGAAGAACCTTCCCTGGATATCTGTTGACGACCCTGCGGCTAAGGCCGTAGGAGCCAGGCCCGGCGACATTATCAGGGTAGTGAGGAAGTCTCCCACAGCCGGGGTTGCGATCGCTTACAGGTACGTAGTAGTGGACGTGAGCAAGAAAGAGGCGAGTATGGAGTGA
- a CDS encoding DNA-directed RNA polymerase subunit B, with protein sequence MKAFFEEKGLVRQHLDSYNRFVRELLPEIMREYREIPITADLKLVIKDYKIGKPVWKNIEGVESEVTPMECRLRNLTYAAPVTAKVALVDREGSHKEQDIKLMDLPVMLKSELDPLSKLSKEELKQVGEDPDDPGGYFIINGAEKVLIAQEDLASNNIIVDISPEGSSTTHVAKVVSTAKGRRSQLVIERRKDGVFYANFQGRKIPAPILMIALGLATEYELMNAVSFDPDVQIQLLPSISEVQSVLPRLEIPPGVSEEEIRRLEEEYRKKVVEEALDFIGARMAVGRPREERVRRAERALDEYLLPHIGTDPSPSTRLKKALFIGQMINKIIEVYLGRRQPDDKDHYRNKRLKLAGDLLATLLRHAIVVSFIREVKTSIEKTYSKYRKVDLKMVIKPNIITDRISHAMATGNWPGGRTGVSQILDRTNMLSTLSHLRRVVSPLARAQPHFEARELHFTSWGRMCPFETPEGANIGLVKNLALMAHISVGFDEKEVEQTLVKLGVKTLPQILDELKESIKRGEAYSGTAEYSSWSKVYLNGRLIGLYPDGGELARKIRELRRQGKISSEVNVAYFRTEYLNEVYVNCDAGRIRRPLLVVENGELKLKPEHIKQLKNGNLKFEDLVKRGVIEYLDPDEEENAYIALNPDELSIEHTHLEIWVPSILGIVASIIPYPEHNQSPRNIYEAAMGKQSLGLYAANFQRRMDSRGHFLHYPQKPLAQTKPLEVIGYNEKPAGQNMVVAVLTYTGYNIEDAVIMNKSSIERGLGRSTFFRVYSTVEYKYPGGQEDKISVPPSDIRGYKGPRAYEKLDEDGIVAPETYVVGGDVLIGKVSPSRFMITQELTGSEQVKQDTSVVMRHEEKGIVDVVMITTDSDGNKLVKVRVRDLRIPELGDKFASRHGQKGVVGLIIPQYDMPFTEDGITPDLIINPHAFPSRMTVGQLIESIAGKVAALEGRLVDGTPFFKEDPEKLMVVLKRHGYPETGEEAMYDGRTGELMRAPVFIGIVYYQKLHHMVSDKIHARARGPVQILTRQPTEGRARAGGLRWGEMEVDCLVGHGAASLLKETMIDRSDKAVIYVCELCGHIGYYDRIRDRYVCPVHKEKGVLKPVEVSYSFKLLIQELMSMAIMPRLKLEDVREA encoded by the coding sequence ATGAAGGCTTTTTTCGAAGAGAAGGGTCTTGTGCGCCAGCACCTGGACAGTTACAACAGGTTTGTCCGCGAACTACTCCCTGAGATAATGAGGGAGTACCGGGAGATCCCGATAACGGCCGACCTCAAGCTGGTGATAAAAGACTACAAGATCGGGAAGCCGGTTTGGAAGAATATCGAGGGGGTCGAGAGCGAAGTAACCCCCATGGAGTGCAGGCTCAGGAACCTGACCTACGCTGCCCCGGTGACGGCGAAGGTCGCCCTAGTAGACAGGGAGGGCTCTCACAAGGAGCAGGATATAAAGCTCATGGACCTCCCGGTCATGTTGAAGTCCGAGCTAGACCCGCTAAGCAAGCTGTCCAAGGAGGAGCTTAAGCAGGTCGGCGAGGACCCCGACGATCCCGGCGGTTACTTCATAATAAACGGCGCCGAGAAGGTCTTGATAGCCCAGGAGGACCTGGCGAGCAACAACATAATCGTAGACATATCCCCGGAGGGCTCGTCGACAACACATGTAGCGAAGGTCGTCAGCACTGCCAAGGGTAGGAGAAGCCAGCTAGTGATAGAGAGGAGGAAGGACGGAGTCTTCTACGCGAACTTCCAAGGGAGGAAGATACCGGCTCCAATATTGATGATAGCCCTAGGGCTGGCTACGGAGTACGAGCTGATGAACGCGGTGTCCTTTGACCCGGACGTCCAGATCCAGCTCCTACCATCCATAAGCGAAGTCCAGTCGGTTCTGCCGAGGCTCGAAATCCCGCCGGGGGTCTCCGAAGAGGAGATCCGTAGACTAGAAGAAGAGTACAGGAAGAAAGTAGTCGAGGAGGCCCTCGACTTCATAGGTGCGAGGATGGCCGTCGGCAGGCCTAGAGAAGAGAGGGTCAGGAGAGCGGAGAGGGCACTAGACGAGTACCTCCTACCTCACATTGGCACAGACCCGAGCCCCTCGACGAGGCTGAAAAAAGCCCTGTTCATAGGGCAGATGATAAACAAAATAATCGAGGTCTACCTTGGCAGGAGACAACCCGACGACAAGGACCACTACAGGAACAAGAGGCTCAAGCTCGCGGGAGACCTCCTCGCAACGCTTCTCAGGCACGCAATCGTCGTGTCGTTTATCAGGGAAGTGAAGACTAGCATCGAGAAGACCTACAGCAAGTACAGGAAAGTAGACCTAAAGATGGTTATCAAGCCCAACATAATAACCGACAGGATCTCCCACGCGATGGCCACAGGTAACTGGCCTGGAGGCAGGACTGGCGTCAGCCAGATACTAGACAGGACAAACATGCTGAGCACTCTCAGCCACCTCCGTAGAGTCGTCTCGCCGCTAGCTCGCGCGCAACCCCACTTCGAGGCTAGAGAGCTTCACTTCACTTCTTGGGGTAGGATGTGCCCCTTCGAGACCCCCGAGGGCGCGAACATAGGTCTCGTCAAGAACCTCGCCCTGATGGCTCACATTAGTGTGGGCTTCGACGAGAAGGAGGTCGAGCAGACGCTCGTTAAACTAGGCGTGAAAACCCTGCCTCAGATACTGGACGAGCTCAAGGAGAGTATTAAGAGAGGAGAGGCCTACTCTGGCACAGCGGAGTACAGTTCCTGGAGCAAGGTCTACCTGAACGGCAGGCTGATAGGGCTCTACCCGGACGGCGGTGAGCTCGCGAGGAAGATTAGGGAGCTACGCAGGCAGGGCAAGATCTCGTCGGAGGTCAACGTGGCCTACTTTAGAACAGAGTACCTCAACGAGGTCTATGTCAACTGCGACGCCGGGCGTATCAGGAGGCCTCTTCTCGTGGTAGAGAACGGCGAGCTAAAGCTCAAACCCGAGCACATAAAGCAGCTTAAGAACGGGAATTTGAAATTCGAGGACCTGGTCAAGAGGGGTGTTATAGAGTACTTAGACCCCGACGAGGAAGAGAACGCGTACATAGCCCTAAACCCCGACGAGTTGTCTATTGAACACACGCACCTCGAGATATGGGTTCCGAGCATCCTCGGCATAGTGGCCTCTATTATACCGTACCCAGAACACAACCAGAGCCCGAGGAACATATACGAGGCTGCCATGGGTAAGCAGAGCCTCGGCTTGTACGCTGCGAACTTCCAGAGGAGGATGGACTCTAGAGGGCACTTCCTCCACTACCCCCAGAAGCCTCTAGCCCAGACTAAGCCGCTCGAGGTAATCGGTTACAACGAGAAGCCTGCTGGGCAGAACATGGTGGTGGCCGTGTTGACTTACACGGGCTACAACATCGAGGACGCGGTCATAATGAACAAGAGTAGTATTGAGAGGGGTCTAGGCCGTAGCACCTTCTTCCGTGTTTACTCGACGGTCGAGTACAAGTACCCCGGTGGACAGGAGGACAAGATATCCGTCCCGCCGAGCGACATAAGGGGCTACAAGGGCCCGAGGGCCTACGAGAAGCTAGACGAGGACGGTATCGTAGCCCCGGAGACATACGTTGTAGGCGGCGACGTCCTGATCGGGAAGGTCAGCCCTTCAAGGTTCATGATCACGCAGGAGCTGACTGGTAGCGAGCAGGTCAAGCAGGACACAAGTGTCGTGATGAGGCACGAGGAGAAGGGTATAGTGGACGTCGTCATGATAACCACTGACAGCGACGGTAACAAGCTCGTCAAGGTGAGGGTGAGGGACCTCAGGATACCTGAACTAGGAGACAAGTTCGCCTCGAGGCACGGCCAGAAGGGGGTAGTAGGCCTCATCATCCCGCAGTACGACATGCCCTTCACCGAGGACGGGATTACACCAGACCTCATAATCAACCCCCACGCGTTCCCTAGCAGGATGACTGTGGGGCAGCTGATCGAGAGCATAGCGGGTAAGGTGGCCGCACTAGAGGGTAGGCTTGTCGACGGTACACCCTTCTTCAAAGAGGACCCGGAGAAGCTGATGGTCGTACTGAAGAGGCACGGCTACCCGGAGACAGGTGAAGAGGCCATGTACGACGGTAGGACTGGCGAGCTGATGAGAGCCCCTGTTTTCATAGGCATAGTCTACTACCAGAAACTACACCACATGGTCAGCGACAAGATCCACGCTAGGGCTAGGGGCCCGGTGCAGATCCTGACCCGGCAGCCCACTGAGGGCAGGGCTAGAGCAGGCGGGCTTAGATGGGGTGAGATGGAGGTAGACTGCTTGGTAGGCCACGGCGCGGCCTCGCTACTGAAGGAGACGATGATAGACAGAAGCGACAAGGCGGTGATATACGTGTGCGAGTTGTGTGGCCACATAGGTTACTACGACAGGATCAGGGACAGGTACGTGTGCCCCGTCCACAAGGAGAAAGGGGTTCTAAAACCCGTTGAGGTATCGTACAGCTTCAAGTTGCTCATACAGGAGCTCATGAGTATGGCCATCATGCCCCGTCTAAAGCTGGAGGACGTTAGGGAGGCTTGA